From Chromohalobacter canadensis, one genomic window encodes:
- a CDS encoding potassium channel family protein, whose translation MPVSQERITPFQLVVLVLSFYVIGALLADLFLTLPTEVSRLLGYMDWVVCVFFFVDFCLRFRAAPDKWRYMRWGWLDLLACIPPGPFQGARLFRVVQMLRVIRALKSVHMIWRVLFRNRAEGVFASAATATLLLVAFGAITMLLLESPHPESPINTAEEALWWAFVTVTTVGYGDYYPITTLGRVVAVFLMVGGVGLFGSFAAYIGSLVVSDDSEQESRQHKADREMMRHLSRQIDSLNAEVTSLRTLLETRDSEDATRRAPATRDKD comes from the coding sequence ATGCCGGTCAGTCAGGAGCGTATCACGCCCTTCCAGCTTGTCGTTCTGGTGCTGTCCTTCTACGTGATTGGCGCCTTGTTGGCGGATCTTTTCCTGACGCTGCCGACCGAAGTCTCGCGGCTGCTGGGCTACATGGACTGGGTGGTGTGCGTGTTCTTCTTCGTGGATTTCTGCCTGCGCTTTCGCGCCGCTCCCGACAAGTGGCGCTACATGCGCTGGGGCTGGCTGGACCTGCTGGCCTGCATTCCGCCGGGACCGTTCCAAGGCGCGCGATTGTTCCGTGTCGTGCAGATGCTGCGGGTGATCCGCGCGCTGAAATCCGTGCACATGATCTGGCGGGTGCTGTTTCGCAATCGGGCCGAGGGCGTGTTTGCTTCGGCGGCGACCGCCACGCTGCTGCTGGTGGCTTTTGGCGCCATCACCATGCTACTGCTCGAGTCACCCCACCCGGAAAGCCCCATCAATACGGCGGAAGAGGCGCTGTGGTGGGCCTTCGTGACGGTGACCACGGTCGGCTATGGCGATTATTACCCGATCACCACGCTGGGCCGGGTGGTGGCGGTCTTTCTCATGGTCGGTGGCGTGGGGTTGTTCGGTAGCTTCGCGGCGTATATCGGCTCGCTGGTGGTGTCCGATGACAGCGAGCAGGAGTCCCGTCAGCACAAGGCAGATCGCGAGATGATGCGGCATCTCTCGCGGCAGATCGATAGCCTGAACGCCGAGGTTACGTCCCTGAGAACACTACTGGAAACGCGAGACTCGGAAGACGCCACGCGTCGGGCACCGGCGACGCGCGACAAGGATTGA